DNA sequence from the Deinococcus humi genome:
CTCCACGATCAGGCTGTGGTAGCGGGTCACGCTGGCGTCGCCCTCGATTCCGGCGAACAGGTTCTGGCCGTCGTGCGCCACCTTGCTGGTCTTGCCGTGCACTGGAATCGGGGCGCGTTTGACGGTGGCCCCAAATGCCTCCCCAATACTCTGGTGGCCCAGGCACACGCCCAACAGCGGGTATTTCGGCGCAAAAGCCTGAATGACTTCCACACTCATTCCGGCTTCCAGCGGCGTGCAGGGGCCAGGGGAAACCACGATGGCGTCTGGATTCAAGGTCTCCACATCCTCAAGGGTGAAAGCGTCGTTGCGCCACACGGTCATTTCGCAGCCCAGTTCACCGAAGTACTGAACGAGGTTGTAAGTGAAGGAGTCGTAGTTGTCAACTAAAAGGATATGGGTCATTGCTGATCTCCAAGCGCATCAATGGCAGGACTTGCCTGAGTGGTGAGGTGACGCTGTGGCCGGTTGGAGGCGGGCATGGCTCCAATCTGGCTCCTACGCCCCGTCACAGCCCCGCCACCGCCCGCTCCACCGCCCGCATCAGTGCTGCCGCCTTGTTGCGCGTTTCCTCCTCCTCAGCCACCGGGTCAGAATCGGACACGATTCCGGCCCCGGCCTGAATATGAATCCTGCCGCCTGCGATCACCATCGTCCGCAGGGTTAGGGCCATGTCCAGGCTGCCGTCGAAGGCGATATAGCCGAATGCGCCGCCGTACGGCCCGCGCCGCACAGGTTCTACCTCGTCGATGATTTCCATCGCGCGGATCTTGGGAGCGCCCGACACCGTTCCCATCGGCAGCGCGCTGGCGAGGGCGTGCAGCGGGGTCTGCCCCTCGCGCAGCCTGCCCCGCACCCCGCTGACGATGTGCATGACGTGGCTGTAGCGCTCGATGGTAAAGGCGTCCTCCACGGTCACGCTGCCGTACTCGGCCACCCGCCCGATGTCGTTGCGGCCCAGGTCCACCAGCATCAGGTGTTCGGCGCGTTCTTTCTCATCCGACAGCAGTTCCTCGGCCAGGGCGGCGTCCTCGCCGGGCGTCTTGCCGCGCGGACGGGTTCCGGCGATCGGGCGAGTCACGATGCTTAGGCCGTCGCTTCGGAGCAGGCTTTCGGGGCTGCTCGCCACCAGCGTCACCTCGCCCAGGTTCAGAAAGCCCAGATACGGGCTGGGGTTGATGCCGCGCAGGGCCCGGTACAGCGCGAAGGGATGGACGGTCAGGTCCGCAGAGAAGCGCTGGGACGGCACCACCTGAAAGACGTCCCCGGCGTGGACGTACTCGATACAGCGCTGGACGGCGGCCTGATACCCCTGGGGCGTGAAGTTGCTGGAAAAGGTCACCGGCCTGGCCCGCTCACGCCCCGGCACGTCTGGCAACGGCCCGAGCAGATCAGCTTCCAGGGCCGCCACAATGCGCTCCGCCTCCGCCTGATGTTCGGAGATGGCCACGGCGTACAGCTTGTGCCGCAGGTGATCAAAAATGACGATGCCCTCGGGGACGATGAACAGCGCGTCGGGAACGTTCAATTCGTCGGGATTGTTGTCGGGCAGTTTCTCATACACGCGGATGAGGTCGTAGGCGGCGTAGCCCACCGCGCCGCCAAAGAAGGGGGGCAGCCCGTTGAACTTCCCGGGAGGCAGTTCAACGGGGCGCAGCACCCGGCTGTACAGCACATCCAGCGGATCGTCGGTTTCCAGCGTCTCGTTGCCCAGCACGCCGCTGAGGGTGGCCTCTCGCCCGCGCAGCGTGAAGCGCCCTACCTCGCCCACACCGATAAACGAGTAGCGGGCCTGCCGCTCACCACCCTCCACGCTTTCCAGCAGGAAGCTGAGTTTCTTCGCGCCGTCCGTGACTTTCAGGTAGGCGCTGACGGGCGTGTCCAGATCGGCATTCAGTTCCTGAACGGCCACGGCGGTCATCGGCTTGGATTGAGCGGTCTGGGTCATGAAACTCCTCTTCCACGGTGAAGGGCCAAAAAAAGGCGCCCGGCGGTCTTTAAACCACCTGGGCGCGTCGGATACGGCAAAAAAGGACAGCGGCGCGTTAGACCCAGGTGAAACTGGGCCACCACCACGCGCGGCGAACGGTCATGGACCAGAGCATAGCGCGGCGGGGAGCGGCGGGGAAGATGGCGTGACCTGGACGGCCGTCCG
Encoded proteins:
- a CDS encoding anthranilate synthase component II, which gives rise to MTHILLVDNYDSFTYNLVQYFGELGCEMTVWRNDAFTLEDVETLNPDAIVVSPGPCTPLEAGMSVEVIQAFAPKYPLLGVCLGHQSIGEAFGATVKRAPIPVHGKTSKVAHDGQNLFAGIEGDASVTRYHSLIVEDLPPELLATAWTTDQTPGGEYRALMALRHRDHPVFGVQFHPESIATEDGKTMIRNFLTEVERHRAAQAGAVGA
- the trpE gene encoding anthranilate synthase component I yields the protein MTQTAQSKPMTAVAVQELNADLDTPVSAYLKVTDGAKKLSFLLESVEGGERQARYSFIGVGEVGRFTLRGREATLSGVLGNETLETDDPLDVLYSRVLRPVELPPGKFNGLPPFFGGAVGYAAYDLIRVYEKLPDNNPDELNVPDALFIVPEGIVIFDHLRHKLYAVAISEHQAEAERIVAALEADLLGPLPDVPGRERARPVTFSSNFTPQGYQAAVQRCIEYVHAGDVFQVVPSQRFSADLTVHPFALYRALRGINPSPYLGFLNLGEVTLVASSPESLLRSDGLSIVTRPIAGTRPRGKTPGEDAALAEELLSDEKERAEHLMLVDLGRNDIGRVAEYGSVTVEDAFTIERYSHVMHIVSGVRGRLREGQTPLHALASALPMGTVSGAPKIRAMEIIDEVEPVRRGPYGGAFGYIAFDGSLDMALTLRTMVIAGGRIHIQAGAGIVSDSDPVAEEEETRNKAAALMRAVERAVAGL